From one Esox lucius isolate fEsoLuc1 chromosome 11, fEsoLuc1.pri, whole genome shotgun sequence genomic stretch:
- the cacng5b gene encoding voltage-dependent calcium channel gamma-5 subunit — MLVSSDLTSMSVCGRKALTLMSSIFAMSGLGLLGVAVSTDYWLYMEEGVILPQNQSTDIRTSLHSGLWRVCFLAGEEAGSCFTIEYVMPMNVQLSSESTVSVLKMIRSATPFPMVSLFFMFIGFVLNNIGHVRPQRTILAFVSGIFFILSGLALVVGLVLYISSINDEMLNRTKSSGSHFSYRYGWSFAFAAISFLLTESAGVMSVYLFMKRYTAEEMYQPHRPGFYRPRLSNGSDHSSQFLHPEAWARGRSPSDISSEASFQMSASYPTLLQCPDYDQVSSSPC; from the exons ATGCTGGTCTCCTCAGACCTTACCAGCATGAGTGTTTGCGGCAGGAAGGCCCTGACATTGATGAGCAGTATTTTTGCGATGAGTGGGCTTGGGCTTCTGGGAGTTGCAGTCTCTACGGACTACTGGCTGTACATGGAGGAAGGGGTCATCTTGCCCCAAAACCAGAGCACTGACATACGGACCTCCCTGCACTCTGGACTCTGGAGAGTCTGCTTCTTGGCAG GTGAAGAAGCAGGTAGCTGTTTCACCATAGAATATGTCATGCCCATGAACGTGCAACTGAGCTCCGAGTCCACAGTCAGTGTCCTCA AGATGATTCGCTCAGCTACTCCTTTCCCTATGGTCAGTCTTTTCTTCATGTTCATTGGCTTTGTGCTGAACAACATTGGGCACGTGCGACCTCAACGCACCATCTTAGCCTTTGTCTCTGGAATTTTCTTTATCCTCTCAG GCCTGGCTCTAGTGGTAGGTCTGGTGTTGTATATCTCCAGTATTAATGATGAGATGTTGAACCGGACAAAGAGCAGTGGGTCCCACTTCAGCTATCGTTACGGCTGGTCCTTCGCTTTTGCTGCAATCTCTTTCCTTCTGACAGAG AGTGCTGGCGTgatgtctgtctacctgtttATGAAACGCTACACAGCCGAAGAGATGTACCAGCCTCATCGCCCTGGTTTCTACCGGCCACGACTCAGTAACGGTTCTGACCACTCCAGTCAGTTTCTGCACCCTGAGGCCTGGGCTCGTGGACGCAGCCCCTCCGACATCTCCAGCGAAGCCTCCTTCCAGATGAGTGCCAGCTACCCCACTCTGCTCCAGTGTCCTGACTACGACCAAGTCTCCTCCTCGCCCTGCTGA